A single Halobacteriovorax vibrionivorans DNA region contains:
- a CDS encoding alpha/beta hydrolase fold domain-containing protein: MNETIRDFLTTKRLASMQAFFDAGIKRFSKITLEELRRAMAIVEKENTQYVEDEFSFDDRRILVWTKDKSKIEQECILHFHSGGYVTGDELTGAQFCQALYNESGRTILCPDYPLCPEVTIPEIVDWSLKLLLDLKKRGVKRFILTGTSAGANLVTLCALENAKRSDQLDIKEIHLITGHYQSDFDSDSAHRFESGEESGLSKSMLLKLLDYAISDRDIHLQDPDIFPLYSDDLSLLPRTNIYVAKYDVLYDDSIMFYEKLMREGVQVSFKEFSSGFHAWTNYVLECDELLNYAKNNIFNEILKDNK, translated from the coding sequence ATGAATGAAACAATACGTGACTTTCTAACAACAAAGAGACTTGCATCTATGCAAGCTTTCTTTGATGCTGGAATAAAGCGATTTTCAAAAATTACTCTCGAAGAATTACGTCGCGCTATGGCCATTGTAGAAAAAGAGAACACTCAATATGTAGAAGACGAGTTTTCTTTTGATGATCGACGCATACTTGTATGGACAAAAGATAAGAGTAAAATCGAACAAGAGTGTATTTTACACTTTCATTCTGGTGGATATGTAACAGGTGATGAGTTAACTGGGGCCCAATTTTGTCAGGCCCTCTATAATGAATCTGGAAGAACAATCCTGTGTCCTGATTATCCTCTTTGTCCAGAAGTGACGATCCCAGAGATTGTGGATTGGTCCTTGAAGCTACTATTAGACTTAAAAAAACGCGGAGTTAAAAGGTTTATCTTAACTGGAACTTCTGCCGGTGCAAATCTCGTTACACTTTGTGCTCTTGAAAATGCAAAACGTAGCGATCAATTAGATATTAAAGAGATTCATCTTATTACCGGTCATTATCAAAGTGATTTTGACTCGGACTCTGCACATCGCTTTGAAAGTGGTGAGGAGTCAGGCCTATCGAAATCAATGCTTTTAAAGTTACTTGATTATGCAATTTCTGATCGCGATATTCATCTTCAAGATCCTGATATTTTCCCTCTCTACTCAGATGATTTATCTCTACTTCCAAGGACAAATATCTATGTCGCAAAGTATGATGTTCTCTATGACGATAGTATTATGTTTTATGAGAAACTTATGCGTGAAGGTGTACAAGTAAGCTTTAAGGAATTTTCATCAGGTTTCCATGCTTGGACAAATTACGTGTTAGAATGTGATGAACTACTCAATTACGCAAAAAATAATATATTCAACGAAATATTAAAGGATAATAAATGA
- a CDS encoding alkaline phosphatase: MINRSISSTFFLSALLLLSSCMNSSSNKGPKNLILMIGDGMGPGQISLLNYYLKYNSNPKMKNVRYAFANMNTNQLGVSATQPYGSIVVDSACSATQLATGTPSRSEMIGLDKEGEIAKTILEKAQKKGLKTGLVSDTRLTHATPASFAAHVANRWSEDRIAQSMIEVAPDLMFSGGANRFVPKGTKSAIEGHFTLKSKRKDDRNLLQEAKDKGFQVIHKRSELTNIDPTKKVLGLFTNHNMPEALWFRDKKEDESREIPTLLEMSKSAVETLSKNDDGFFLMIEGGQIDWAGHQNDAGSMLHEMLSFNETVNWISDWVSKDPDTLLVITADHETGGFGFGYNIGKIEDEIELSGSVFKDRKFKTSINYGPYRVLDLLYSQKTNLIKLWDDFLDLEKSQQTSSTLCDLIEETTSVRLSVSKCSEILAKAIEEKRRRKNLKLYKGEVPKFRGYHDHYYYDLKNIRTSLIAKAIASEQNVVWATSGHTAAPVHVYTKGHVDWAKEFSGQLTHPQIGDRLQKVLGL; encoded by the coding sequence ATGATTAATAGGTCTATATCTTCTACTTTCTTTTTAAGTGCACTTTTATTGCTTTCTAGTTGTATGAATAGCTCATCAAATAAAGGGCCAAAAAATCTTATTTTAATGATAGGTGATGGAATGGGGCCAGGTCAGATCTCATTATTAAATTACTACTTAAAATATAATTCAAATCCGAAGATGAAGAATGTTCGTTATGCCTTTGCAAATATGAACACTAATCAATTAGGTGTTTCTGCAACTCAGCCGTATGGGAGCATTGTTGTAGACTCTGCTTGTTCTGCTACACAATTAGCAACTGGTACACCTTCAAGGTCTGAAATGATTGGATTGGATAAAGAAGGAGAGATTGCAAAAACTATTTTAGAAAAGGCACAAAAGAAAGGACTCAAAACTGGACTGGTATCAGATACAAGACTTACTCATGCGACACCGGCCTCTTTTGCTGCTCATGTTGCAAATCGATGGTCTGAAGATAGAATTGCTCAAAGTATGATTGAAGTTGCTCCTGATCTTATGTTTTCTGGTGGGGCCAACCGCTTTGTACCTAAGGGAACGAAGAGTGCAATAGAAGGTCATTTCACACTTAAGTCTAAACGAAAAGATGATCGCAATCTATTACAAGAGGCAAAAGATAAAGGCTTTCAAGTAATTCATAAAAGAAGTGAGCTTACTAATATCGATCCAACTAAGAAAGTCTTAGGTCTTTTCACGAATCACAATATGCCAGAAGCTTTATGGTTTCGTGATAAAAAAGAAGATGAGTCACGTGAGATTCCAACTCTTCTTGAGATGTCAAAGAGTGCTGTTGAAACTCTTTCTAAAAATGATGATGGCTTCTTTCTTATGATTGAAGGTGGCCAAATTGATTGGGCCGGTCACCAAAATGATGCTGGAAGTATGCTCCATGAGATGCTTTCATTTAATGAAACTGTTAATTGGATCAGTGATTGGGTTAGTAAGGACCCTGATACACTTTTAGTTATTACAGCGGATCATGAAACAGGTGGATTTGGATTTGGTTATAATATTGGAAAAATAGAGGATGAGATTGAATTGTCTGGTTCAGTTTTTAAAGACCGTAAGTTTAAAACATCTATCAACTATGGCCCATATCGAGTCTTAGATCTTCTATATTCTCAAAAGACAAATTTAATTAAGCTTTGGGATGACTTCTTAGATTTAGAAAAGTCACAGCAAACTTCTTCAACGCTATGTGATCTTATTGAAGAGACAACTTCAGTTCGTTTAAGTGTTAGTAAGTGTAGCGAAATCTTAGCTAAGGCAATTGAAGAAAAACGCAGGAGAAAGAATTTAAAATTATACAAAGGTGAGGTGCCTAAGTTTAGAGGATATCATGATCATTATTATTATGATCTTAAAAATATCAGAACATCACTAATTGCTAAGGCCATCGCAAGTGAGCAGAATGTTGTTTGGGCAACAAGTGGGCACACTGCTGCACCAGTACATGTTTATACAAAAGGGCATGTTGATTGGGCCAAAGAGTTTTCTGGCCAGTTAACTCATCCTCAAATTGGTGATCGTTTACAAAAAGTATTAGGGCTATAA